Proteins from a single region of Hordeum vulgare subsp. vulgare chromosome 6H, MorexV3_pseudomolecules_assembly, whole genome shotgun sequence:
- the LOC123401342 gene encoding probable glycosyltransferase 2: MGQEGMGYNSGKAGGGGGGALPMTAARARGASPLSTHHRSRKISRTFNNVKITVLCGLVTILVLRGTIGLNLSLPSQPSEADALAGAKAVEDIDRILREIRSDSDPSDPTDSELDSSSVLSNATALNTSEAAVAYAAAVGNYALGPNVSGWDEQRRRWLTQNQGFPATVPGGKPRILLVTGSQPGPCDNPLGDHYLLKSTKNKIDYCRFHDIEIVHNLAHLDKELAGYWAKLPLLRRLMLSHPEVEWIWWMDSDALFTDMAFELPLSRYDNHNLIIHGYQDLLVEKHSWIALNTGSFLFRNCQWSLDLLDAWAPMGPKGFIREEAGKILTAYLKGRPAFEADDQSALIYLLLSQKEKWMDKVYIENSYYLHGFWAGLVDKYEEMMENHHPGLGDERWPFVTHFVGCKPCGSYGDYPVDRCLKSMERAFNFADNQVLRLYGFAHKGLESPKIKRIRSQTTKPINDKENLDVKAKMPTTS; this comes from the coding sequence ATGGGGCAGGAGGGGATGGGGTACAACAGCGgcaaggccggcggcggcggtggaggggcccTACCGATGACGGCGGCGCGGGCGCGTGGGGCGTCGCCGCTTAGCACCCACCATCGGTCGCGCAAGATCAGCCGCACCTTCAACAACGTCAAGATCACCGTGCTCTGCGGCCTCGTCACCATCCTGGTCCTCCGGGGTACAATTgggctcaacctctccctcccgtCCCAACCCTCCGAGGCCGATGCCCTCGCAGGCGCCAAGGCCGTTGAGGACATCGACCGCATCCTCCGCGAGATCCGCTCCGACTCCGACCCCTCCGACCCCACCGACAGCGAACTCGACTCTTCCAGCGTCCTTTCGAACGCTACCGCACTCAACACCTCAGAAGCCGCCGTCGCCTATGCCGCCGCCGTGGGCAACTACGCGCTCGGTCCCAACGTCTCTGGCTGGGACGAGCAGCGCCGACGGTGGCTCACGCAGAACCAGGGCTTCCCAGCCACCGTCCCGGGCGGCAAGCCCAGGATCCTGCTTGTCACGGGGTCACAACCAGGCCCCTGCGACAACCCGCTTGGCGACCACTACCTGCTCAAGAGCACCAAAAACAAGATCGACTACTGCCGCTTCCACGACATCGAGATCGTTCACAACCTTGCGCACCTCGACAAGGAGCTCGCTGGTTACTGGGCCAAGCTGCCGCTGCTCCGCCGACTTATGCTCTCCCACCCGGAGGTCGAGTGGATCTGGTGGATGGACAGCGACGCCCTATTCACCGACATGGCCTTTGAGCTGCCCCTCTCGCGCTATGACAACCATAACCTCATCATCCACGGGTATCAGGATCTCCTCGTTGAGAAGCACTCTTGGATCGCGCTCAACACCGGCAGCTTCCTCTTCCGGAACTGCCAGTGGTCGCTCGATCTTCTCGATGCATGGGCTCCTATGGGGCCGAAGGGCTTCATCCGCGAGGAAGCCGGGAAGATACTCACCGCATACCTCAAGGGTCGCCCAGCATTCGAGGCTGACGACCAGTCTGCGCTGATATACCTCTTGCTCTCGCAGAAGGAGAAGTGGATGGACAAGGTGTATATAGAGAATTCATACTACTTGCATGGTTTCTGGGCTGGATTGGTGGACAAGTACGAGGAGATGATGGAGAACCACCATCCAGGGCTTGGGGATGAGCGGTGGCCATTTGTGACACACTTTGTCGGGTGCAAGCCATGCGGAAGCTATGGTGATTATCCAGTTGACCGGTGTCTCAAGAGTATGGAGAGAGCATTTAATTTTGCCGATAACCAGGTGCTACGCCTGTATGGTTTCGCACACAAGGGGCTGGAAAGCCCCAAGATCAAGAGGATCAGGAGTCAGACCACAAAGCCAATTAATGACAAGGAGAACCTTGATGTGAAGGCCAAGATGCCGACCACTTCTTGA